A section of the Ruania halotolerans genome encodes:
- a CDS encoding WXG100 family type VII secretion target, which yields MTDFGATYDEMESCADKLDDGKDSIDSALEECQGYVDELVEDGFKTEKASGKFKDGYDELTSGLKDASEGVNDMAQALRDMAQSIRDLDDQLAGG from the coding sequence ATGACCGACTTCGGTGCAACGTACGACGAGATGGAGTCGTGCGCCGACAAGCTGGACGACGGCAAGGACAGCATCGACTCGGCGCTCGAAGAGTGCCAGGGCTATGTTGACGAGCTGGTTGAGGACGGCTTCAAGACGGAGAAGGCGTCCGGCAAGTTCAAGGACGGTTACGACGAGCTCACCTCGGGCCTCAAGGACGCGTCTGAGGGCGTGAACGACATGGCACAGGCCCTGCGCGACATGGCGCAGTCCATCCGCGACCTGGACGACCAGCTCGCTGGCGGCTGA